A genomic window from Halorubrum lacusprofundi ATCC 49239 includes:
- a CDS encoding tubulin/FtsZ family protein — protein MKLAMIGFGQAGGKVVDKFLEYDKRTGSEIVRAAAAVNTAKADLMGLEHIAENQRVLIGQSRVKGHGVGADNELGAEIAEEDIDEVQGAIDSIPVHEVDAFLVVSGLGGGTGSGGAPVLAKHLKRIYTEPVYGLGILPGSDEGGIYTLNAARSFQTFVREVDNLMVFDNDAWRKTGESVQGGYEEINEEIVRRFGILFGAGEIQQGQEVAESVVDSSEIINTLSGGGVSTVGYAEEEVEERTSGGLLSRLRNDDGEDQLDSAHTTNRITSLVRKAALGRLTLPCEIEGAERALLVLAGPPEYLNRKGIERGRKWLEEQTGSMEVRGGDYPYRGAGFVATVILLAGVTNVPRIKELQQVAIEAQDNLDEIRDESEENLDELVSDDSDELESLF, from the coding sequence ATGAAACTTGCAATGATCGGATTCGGACAGGCGGGGGGAAAAGTCGTCGACAAATTCCTGGAGTACGACAAGCGGACGGGCTCGGAGATCGTCCGCGCGGCCGCGGCCGTCAACACGGCCAAAGCCGATCTCATGGGCCTCGAGCACATCGCTGAGAACCAGCGCGTGCTCATCGGTCAGTCCCGGGTGAAGGGCCACGGGGTCGGCGCTGACAACGAACTCGGCGCGGAGATCGCCGAGGAGGACATCGACGAGGTACAGGGCGCCATCGACTCGATCCCGGTCCACGAGGTCGACGCGTTCCTCGTCGTCTCCGGGCTCGGCGGCGGCACCGGCTCCGGGGGCGCGCCTGTGCTCGCGAAACACCTCAAGCGGATCTACACCGAGCCGGTCTACGGGCTCGGTATCCTGCCGGGTAGCGACGAGGGGGGCATTTACACCCTGAACGCGGCCCGCTCGTTCCAGACGTTCGTCCGCGAGGTGGACAACCTGATGGTGTTCGACAACGACGCCTGGCGGAAGACCGGCGAGTCCGTCCAGGGCGGCTACGAGGAGATCAACGAGGAGATCGTTCGACGGTTCGGCATCCTGTTCGGCGCCGGCGAGATCCAGCAGGGCCAGGAGGTCGCCGAGAGCGTCGTCGACTCCTCGGAGATCATCAACACGCTCTCCGGCGGCGGCGTCTCCACGGTCGGCTACGCCGAGGAGGAGGTCGAAGAGCGCACCTCGGGCGGGCTGCTCTCCCGGCTTCGCAACGACGACGGGGAAGACCAACTCGACAGCGCACACACCACGAACCGGATCACCAGCCTCGTCCGGAAGGCGGCGCTGGGCCGGCTCACGCTCCCCTGTGAGATCGAGGGAGCCGAGCGCGCCCTGCTCGTGCTTGCGGGGCCGCCGGAGTACCTCAACCGGAAAGGTATCGAGCGCGGGCGGAAGTGGCTCGAAGAGCAGACCGGCTCGATGGAGGTCCGCGGGGGGGACTACCCGTACCGCGGCGCCGGCTTCGTCGCGACCGTGATCCTGCTCGCGGGCGTCACCAACGTCCCGCGGATCAAGGAGCTCCAGCAGGTCGCCATCGAGGCGCAGGACAACCTCGACGAGATCCGCGACGAGAGCGAGGAGAACCTCGACGAACTCGTCAGCGACGACAGCGACGAACTCGAATCGCTGTTCTGA
- the cofC gene encoding 2-phospho-L-lactate guanylyltransferase: MEVIVPFSTERPKSRLSAVLTPDERAAFARTMLQDVLAAIDAADGEPRILATGAVGIDLPSPVEIDDRPLTDAVNAAIDARLGNDGAERVAVVMADLALATPNALRELFAAGREAEVAIAPGRGGGTNAFVAGHPAFRVDYHGASYLDHRRIADEIGAGVRVVDSHRLATDVDEPADLAELLIHAEADGDGGRAARWLRDAGFALDTTDGRVGVRRE, from the coding sequence ATGGAGGTCATTGTTCCGTTTTCGACAGAGCGCCCCAAGTCGCGACTCTCCGCCGTCCTCACACCCGACGAGCGCGCCGCGTTCGCGCGGACGATGCTGCAAGACGTACTCGCCGCGATCGACGCGGCCGACGGCGAGCCGCGAATATTGGCGACCGGCGCGGTCGGTATCGATCTCCCCTCCCCGGTGGAAATCGACGACCGCCCCCTGACCGACGCGGTCAACGCGGCGATCGACGCCCGTCTCGGAAACGACGGCGCAGAGCGCGTCGCGGTCGTCATGGCCGACCTCGCGCTCGCGACGCCGAACGCCCTGCGGGAGCTGTTCGCGGCCGGACGCGAGGCCGAGGTCGCGATCGCCCCCGGCCGCGGCGGCGGAACGAACGCGTTCGTCGCCGGCCACCCGGCGTTCCGGGTCGACTACCACGGTGCTTCCTACCTCGATCACCGGCGTATCGCCGACGAGATCGGCGCGGGCGTGCGGGTCGTCGACTCCCACCGGCTCGCGACCGACGTGGACGAGCCGGCCGACCTCGCGGAGCTGCTGATCCACGCCGAGGCGGACGGCGACGGCGGGAGGGCGGCGCGGTGGCTCCGCGACGCCGGCTTCGCGCTCGACACGACGGACGGGCGGGTCGGCGTCAGGCGGGAGTGA